CTGGGGCTGCTGACCGTAGTAGCCGCCCTGCTGCTGACCGCCTTGGGGCTGCTGGCCGTAGCCACCTTGCTGCTGGCCGCCTTGCGAAGGCTGCTGGCCGTAGCCACCTTGCTGCTGGCCGCCTTGCGAAGGCTGCTGGCCGTAGCCACCTTGCTGCTGGCCGCCCTGCGGAGGCTGCTGGCCGTAGCCACCTTGCTGCTGGCCGCCCTGCCGTTGACCGCCCTGGGGCTGTTGACCGTAGCCACCCTGCTGCTGGCCACCTTGCGAGGGCTGCTGACCGTAGCCACCATGCTGCTGGCCGCCCTGCTGGCCACCTTGCGAGGGCCGCTGACCGTAGCCGCCCTGCTGCTGGCCGCCCTGTCGTTGACCGCCCTGGGGCTGTTGGCCATAGCCACCCTGCTGCTGGCCGCCCTGCGAGGGCTGCTGACCGTAGCCACCCTGCTGGGAAGACGCACCGTAAGCGCCGGGGGCTCCGTAGCCGCCACCGTAGGTACCACCCTGCTGGTACCCGCTGTAGGTGCTCTCGGGTGTCGTCTTCTTGCGACCGAGCAGTAGGAGTAGGGCGACTCCGATGATCCCGACGACCAGCAGGATGGCCCCGAGCGTGACGCCGATGGTCTGGAAACCGCCGCCGACCTTGTCAGCCCGCGGACCTACCTGAAGACCACTGGTCCCGGCACAGGTGAGGGTGTACGTGCCCTTGGACATGCCGTCAGTGCTTCGCGCCACCTCCCACAGCGTGCCGCCCGTGCCCTTCACGGAAAAGTCCGCGCTGGGCCGACCGAGGGTCGAGGTGCGACCGCCGGAAACCGCCGTACAGACGGTCGCGGTACGCGCGGCCTTGTCTGCGCTGTAGACCGAGAATCCGTCCGTTGTCGCACTGACACTCGACCCGTTCGTGAACGAGGTCACCTTGACGTTCTGACTCGATGCCAGCCCGATGATGAGCAGGACGAGTCCGATCAGCGCGACTACGGCTGGGATGGCTACTAATGCCTTTTTGTTCATAGAGCTTCGTAACCTCATCGATGTGGGTCAGACGGCGTCGGCGCCTGACGCGTGTTCACGGACTTGTCGTTTGATGCGGGCAAGCATGGCCAGCATCCCACGCATTCGCAATGGGGATACTGCCTCGGACAGACCGAACCGCCATGGGGCGTCGTCGGGAACGTCCAGGACAGCCTCTGGTGGTTGGCCGTCGAGTCCCGCGTGCAGAATCCCGGCGAATCCGCGAGTGGTGGGAGCTTCCGGCGGAGCCTGGAAGAAGAGGCGAACGAGTCGATCGTCGTCGACCTCGACGGCGAGGAACAGTGGTGTCTGGCACTCGTGCACCTGCTCGAGCTTCTCTGATCGGTCCAGGTAACGCGCAGGCAGCGCCGGGAGGTCGTCGCTGAGCTCGAGCAGCAGTTGCAGACGGTCCTTGGGCTCCAGGGCGTTGAAGTCCTCGGCCAGCTCAGCCATCGGGGCGGGCAGGTCACCTTTCACTGCGTGCCGCTCTCGATGGGTACGCGCACCGAGTTGCCCCATTCGGTCCAGGAGCCGTCGTAGTTGCGGACCGACTCGAACCCGAGCAGGTGCGTCAGAACGAACCAGGTATGTGAAGACCTCTCGCCGATGCGGCAGTAGACAACGACGTCGTCATCGGCGGCGAGCTGCTGCTCGTCCTGGTAGATGTGTGCCAGCTCCGAGCGTCCGCGGAACCGGCCGTCCTCAGCCGCGGCCCGGGACCAGGGCACCGAACGCGCGCCCGGGATGTGCCCGCCACGCATAGCGCCCTCCTGGGGGTAGTCGGGCATGCTCAGCAGTTCTCCACTGAACTCTCCGGGGGAGCGGACGTCCACCAGAGGTCCGGGCAGGTGGGCGAGCACGTCGTCCCGGAAGGCGCGGATCGGCTCGTCGTGGCGCTGCACCACCGGGTAGTCCACGTGGGCATCGGCGGGCAGGTCGCGGGTGATCGGGCGCTGCTCAGCCAGCCAGGCGGTGCGACCGCCGTCCAGCAGACGGACATCCTCGTGTCCGAAGAGCGTCATCACCCACAGCGCGTAGGCAGCCCACCAGTTGCTCTTGTCGCCGTAGATGATCACGGTGGTCTCACGGGTGATTCCGCGGGCGCCCATGACCTGCGCGAAGTGGTCTCCGTCAACGAAGTCGCGGGTCAGCGGGTCGTTGAGGTCCAGGTGCCAGTCGATCTTGCGCGCTCCGGGGATGTGGCCGGAGTCGTAGAGCAGGACATCTTCGTCCGACTCGAGGACGACGAGGTCCTCACCGCGATCCAGTGCAGCTGCGAGCCACTGGGTGGAGACAAGACGTTCGGGATGGGCGAAATCGGAGAAGGCAGGATCGGAATCCAGGGGTGCAGGCATATTGCAACGGTAGTACGTGCCGGCGACAAGGCTGCCGGGCCGAGCCCGCACCAAGATGGCCTCGCGGCCTGCCAAGTAGCGGTGCGATGACTATTCCGGGGGTTCACCTGGCACCATGGAGGCGTGGGAATCTTGCACCGAAAGTCCAAGTCCGCTGCTCCGGTCGATCTGAACCGTGGAGTATTCGCGGGTAGTTCCCTGACCTTGGCGAATCGTCTGATGCAGGTCGGTATCGACGGCAAAGGCAAGTTCGACTCCGCAGCAGTCGTCGCCGAACGGGCGCTGGCGGACGCCAAGGGCGATCGGGAAGGCGCGATCGACCAGATCGTCTCGGAGCATCGGCGACTTGCGGGAGCCGGCGGCTTCGTCACCGGGCTCGGCGGTTTTCTCACCATGAGCGTCGCCTTGCCGGCGAATATCGCCGGTTTCTATGTGCTGGCCACCAGGATGGCTGCGGCCATCGCTCACCTGCGCGGCTACAACCTGCGCGATCCGAACCTGCGTACCGCGATCCTGCTCGCGCTGATCGGAGGCGAGGCCGACGCCCTGTTGAAGAAGGCGGGCATCGTCAGCACCGGCCGGCTCGCGAATGTCGCGAGCCGCGGACTGCCACCCGCTGCCCGGATGGTGCTGGACAAGGCCGTGGGGTTCCGACTGGTCGCGCAGGTCGGCGAGAAGCTGTTACCGCGGCTGGGGCAGGCAGTTCCGTTCGCCGGGGCAGTGTTCGGGGCCGGTCTGGATGTCTACCTGCTCCACAAAGTCGCCAAGACCGCGCGCACCCAGTTCCCGCCCAACGCCGCGCTGCTGCAACGGGGTGCTTCGGCATGAGTTTGCGGTCGCGTGGCGGTGGCAACCTGGCTGCGGTCCGTTCGCTGCGGGAATCGGTCGCGTTGGTCTCAGCGCCCGGGGGTCCTTCGTTCTCGCGGCGGATCGGCGCCGTGCCGCGAATGGTTCGGGCGATTGCCGCCAAAGAATATGTCGGATCCTCACCGGCCCGCCTGGCGGTCATGGTCGCTGCCACCGCCTACATCGCCTCGCCGATCGATCTGATCCCGCGGCGTCTGGCGCCCATCGCAGGGCTGGCCGACGATGCTGTCGTGCTGGCGTGGTTGGCGAGTGCCATCGTGCAGGACACCGACGAATTCCTGCAGTGGGAAGCCACCCGCAGCCGTAGGCGCACGGTGCGCGGCAAACGTATTCGTTAACATCCCCGGCCGGAAACCCGTGTTGTCCACAGGTGGATCACGGACGCTGCGATGTCACCGCGGTGAGTACGAACCTGTTCGACATGACCCACACCTTGCGCAACCTCGGCGACCTCATTGCCTACCTGCCGTATGAGCTGGGCTTCGTCGCGACGGATTCCCTCGTCGCGGTCGGGTTGTCGCGCGATCGTGTGACGGTCGTTGCGCGGATGGATCTGGACGACGACTTCGCGTTCGCGGACTGTGCCGACACGACGGCCGACGCATTCGGTAGGGCAGGTATCGACGAGGCGATCTGTTGCGTTCTGCTCGATCCCGGAATGCCGGCGAGGCCGGCGGCAACACGTGCGGATCATCTGCGTCGCCGCTTCGCCAGGCGAGGTGTTCGGGTCCGTCACGTGCTGATGAGCACCGAAGGCACCTGGTGGGCGCAACGGTGCAGTTGCGGCGCCTGCCCCACCCGACCGACCCGGGTGCCCGGCCCCGAGCGGGTCGATGCTGTTCTCGCGTCGGTGGTGGAGGGGATGGCGCCCTGTGCATCCCGTGCCGACCTGGCGCGGTCCCTGCGGCAGACGCGGGCCGACCTCGCACGCCGCGTCGCAGCCCACGTCCCCGCGGCCCGAGCCCTGCCGGCACAGGAGCTGGTCGCCGTGTTGTGGCAGATCATGCATGGATCACAGGAGATCGCCCGGATCCCGGCAGCCATGCTGGCGGCCGTCAGCGTTTCGCTGCGTAACAGCAGGACCCGCGATGAGGTGTTCAGCTGGGTGACCCCGGCCCTGCCGATGCCCAGCTCGACGGCACACCCGGTGCATCGGGCCCGACAGCTGCGACTGGTCGATGCGGCTGCCGGGGCAGCACCGCGGCTGAGCACCGCGCAGACCAGGGACCGGATGATCGAGTGGCTGCAGTGCCTGCCCGATCCGCTGCGACCACCGGTGTTGACGCTGATCGCCGGTTCTGCGTGGAGTGCCGGCTCCGGTGCGCTGGCGTCGATAGCGGTGGAGCAGGCACTGCAGATTGACCCCGGCTATCGGCTGGCCCTGTTGGTGGGTCGTGCCTGCGGGTCCGGGTTGCGCCCGCATCTGTTGGCCGAGTCCAGGTAGCCGCGGCGGGGCACTGCTATGGTTTTTTTGGTCAAGAGTCTCAGCGACAAGCCCCGGCTTGCTGAGCGGCAACCCTCCTCCGCGGTGGGGTGCCCCGGGTGAGGACAAGGCCTGCACCGAAGTGGTGCGGGCAAGCGCGGGGTCCGCCGGTCGGTCTGACAGGCGCCCCCTGACCGGGAAGTCGCCATGACTGTTACCCAGCGACCCGCTGATCCGTGGACGGCGCGCGCAAAGCGCCGCTCAGATCACCAGGTGATACGCCCGCCCGTCGGCAGCAACCCGGGTGCGCGGGCTATCCGCCTACCGTGGCTGGAGTTGGAGAACGGCTCGCTGCTCCCGGATGTCGTGGTGACCTACCAGACGTGGGGCACCCTGAACGAACGCGCTGACAATGCCGTCCTGGTCGAGCATGCCCTTACCGGTGACTCGCATGTCGTCGGTCCGACCGGCCCTGCGCAACCCACGGCGGGCTGGTGGCCCGGCCTGATCGGTCGGCACGCGCCGTTGGACACCGATGAGTTGTTCG
This portion of the Dermatophilaceae bacterium Sec6.4 genome encodes:
- a CDS encoding SufE family protein, whose translation is MAELAEDFNALEPKDRLQLLLELSDDLPALPARYLDRSEKLEQVHECQTPLFLAVEVDDDRLVRLFFQAPPEAPTTRGFAGILHAGLDGQPPEAVLDVPDDAPWRFGLSEAVSPLRMRGMLAMLARIKRQVREHASGADAV
- a CDS encoding sulfurtransferase, which gives rise to MPAPLDSDPAFSDFAHPERLVSTQWLAAALDRGEDLVVLESDEDVLLYDSGHIPGARKIDWHLDLNDPLTRDFVDGDHFAQVMGARGITRETTVIIYGDKSNWWAAYALWVMTLFGHEDVRLLDGGRTAWLAEQRPITRDLPADAHVDYPVVQRHDEPIRAFRDDVLAHLPGPLVDVRSPGEFSGELLSMPDYPQEGAMRGGHIPGARSVPWSRAAAEDGRFRGRSELAHIYQDEQQLAADDDVVVYCRIGERSSHTWFVLTHLLGFESVRNYDGSWTEWGNSVRVPIESGTQ
- a CDS encoding DUF4192 domain-containing protein; this encodes MSTNLFDMTHTLRNLGDLIAYLPYELGFVATDSLVAVGLSRDRVTVVARMDLDDDFAFADCADTTADAFGRAGIDEAICCVLLDPGMPARPAATRADHLRRRFARRGVRVRHVLMSTEGTWWAQRCSCGACPTRPTRVPGPERVDAVLASVVEGMAPCASRADLARSLRQTRADLARRVAAHVPAARALPAQELVAVLWQIMHGSQEIARIPAAMLAAVSVSLRNSRTRDEVFSWVTPALPMPSSTAHPVHRARQLRLVDAAAGAAPRLSTAQTRDRMIEWLQCLPDPLRPPVLTLIAGSAWSAGSGALASIAVEQALQIDPGYRLALLVGRACGSGLRPHLLAESR
- a CDS encoding YkvA family protein, with protein sequence MSLRSRGGGNLAAVRSLRESVALVSAPGGPSFSRRIGAVPRMVRAIAAKEYVGSSPARLAVMVAATAYIASPIDLIPRRLAPIAGLADDAVVLAWLASAIVQDTDEFLQWEATRSRRRTVRGKRIR
- a CDS encoding EcsC family protein gives rise to the protein MGILHRKSKSAAPVDLNRGVFAGSSLTLANRLMQVGIDGKGKFDSAAVVAERALADAKGDREGAIDQIVSEHRRLAGAGGFVTGLGGFLTMSVALPANIAGFYVLATRMAAAIAHLRGYNLRDPNLRTAILLALIGGEADALLKKAGIVSTGRLANVASRGLPPAARMVLDKAVGFRLVAQVGEKLLPRLGQAVPFAGAVFGAGLDVYLLHKVAKTARTQFPPNAALLQRGASA